A stretch of Neosynechococcus sphagnicola sy1 DNA encodes these proteins:
- a CDS encoding helix-turn-helix domain-containing protein produces MRPYSEDLRRKIVERYIDGKTSQRKLAEQFHVAYSFVRKLTKQYRETGTIRPKQRTEQTPSKLSAEHLAVLSGLVETNNDATLSELCDLLDEAVGVQSA; encoded by the coding sequence GTGCGCCCATATTCTGAAGACTTGCGGAGAAAAATAGTTGAGAGATACATAGACGGGAAGACCTCTCAACGCAAGCTAGCCGAACAGTTTCATGTAGCATACAGCTTTGTACGCAAACTAACGAAGCAATATCGAGAGACCGGGACTATCCGTCCGAAGCAGCGAACAGAACAAACCCCCAGCAAACTCAGTGCTGAGCATCTGGCTGTGTTGAGTGGCTTAGTTGAGACAAATAATGATGCCACCTTGAGCGAACTGTGTGATCTGTTAGACGAAGCAGTTGGGGTTCAGTCAGCATAA